The Phycisphaerae bacterium region ACTTTCGTGCCCCGGCCATACAGAAAACGGTGCTTGGCATTCTGCCGGGGCAACTGCCGGCCGGCCGCTGGCTCGACCGCCATAACTGCCGAACCGTGTATCACGCGATTATTCTGCGGGCCCTGGCCATGCTGTATCGAATTCTGCCCCAGGAGCCGCCGTTGCGAAAATGGGTGCGAAGTGCCATCGAGCGGGCTGAGGCGGTTCTGCTCGACGAACTGTACACCTCCGGGGCCTCCGATGCCGATCACTCGCTGACCGCGTTGTGCGAGGTCGAGAAGGCCCTTGGCTCGTCGGCACGGCGCCTGGGCGCGATCCGCGTGATCGTCAATGCGATGATCGCGCGGCTGGTTGATGGTCGAGCGACGGAACTGGACGATGTCAGCTTGTTGGCGGTGGGCCAGGCGGTTGAGGCTTTCGCAAAACGATCGTAGGCTGAAGGCGGAATGATGAATGGTGAACGGCGAGCAATGAACATGGCCTCACACTCCGGGTGCAAAGGCGACGTTCCGGTCTTCGTTCAGACCGGTCAAACCGACGCCGGCGGCGAGTTGGATCGCTGGCGCCAGGTTGGCGAGGAAGAAGCACGGCAAGCTTACCAGATGGTGCTGCGCAATGAACTGTCGGGGGGGACGCCGGTGGTGCGCGAGTTCGAGCAGGTGTGGCGCGAGATGACCGGCCTGAAATACTGCCTGACCACCTGCAACGGCACACTCGCGATCTACAGCGCGTTGTTCGGGCTGGGCGTTGGGCCGGGCGACGAGGTGATCTGCCCGACGTACACGTGGATCTGCTCGATCAGCCCGGCACTGCTTCTGGGAGCACGGCCGGTTTTTTGCGACTCGGACCCGTTGACCATGCAACTCGATCCCGCGGACGTTCGCCGGAGAATCACGCCGCGCACGCGGGCCATTGTCGTGGTTCATCTGTGGGGCTGGGTCGCGGACATGGACGCCATCATGGCCGTCAGTCGCGAGACGGGTGTGCCGGTGCTCGAGGACTGCTCGCACGCTCACGGAGCCACGTACAAGGGACGGCCGGTCGGGTCGATCGGGCACGTCGGCTGTTGGAGCCTGCAGGGCACCAAGCCGGTCAGCGGCGGCGAAGGCGGCGTGCTCGCGACCAACAACGTCGAGATCTTTGATCGCGCATGCCTGCTGGGGCAGGTCAACCGCATGGCCGGGATGGACCTGCAGACCGCTTCGTATCAGAAGCATCAGCCGCTCGGTCTGGGAATGAAAACGCGGGCACATCCGCTGGGCATCGGCATCGCCCTGGTGCAGTTGCGCAAGCTGGCCGGGTTGAATGAGCGGCGGCGGCAGTATGTCGAAACGGTCGAGGCGGCGTTGAAGGACTTGCCGGGCGTGGCCCCGGTACCGACGTCCGAGGGT contains the following coding sequences:
- a CDS encoding DegT/DnrJ/EryC1/StrS family aminotransferase, translated to MASHSGCKGDVPVFVQTGQTDAGGELDRWRQVGEEEARQAYQMVLRNELSGGTPVVREFEQVWREMTGLKYCLTTCNGTLAIYSALFGLGVGPGDEVICPTYTWICSISPALLLGARPVFCDSDPLTMQLDPADVRRRITPRTRAIVVVHLWGWVADMDAIMAVSRETGVPVLEDCSHAHGATYKGRPVGSIGHVGCWSLQGTKPVSGGEGGVLATNNVEIFDRACLLGQVNRMAGMDLQTASYQKHQPLGLGMKTRAHPLGIGIALVQLRKLAGLNERRRQYVETVEAALKDLPGVAPVPTSEGSVRGGYYAFPIHYRPDELGGRPAGELIEKLKSKGIPAGGSTYQLLHRLPLFAQGFDIFTLGRGPLCEGWRGYREGDFPMAEQLHRDLVFLPMLSDPAPGAVDRVIAALRDSVRGMANQE